In a single window of the Mugil cephalus isolate CIBA_MC_2020 chromosome 6, CIBA_Mcephalus_1.1, whole genome shotgun sequence genome:
- the LOC125008857 gene encoding mast cell protease 1A-like yields MKICVIKRVRGSDAAVYENHRPIVILLTALGSEIINGKKAKKSSMKYMASVQNSNGHICGGFLVSEDFVMTAAHCDKWNPTSVVLGTHNLKKVDDSTMRYSVTKRCKHPSYNETTVANDIMLLKLSRKAHLGKKESIKTIQLPTDQKPLKENKKCTVAGWGSTQTRGQTVDELQVVDVPIVGGHTCRKWWRKLPANVICAGGSTKKGFCQGDSGGPLVYKGKMAVGIVSFNRDSNCSYPDVPNVYTDISRFLPWIKDILKKKQC; encoded by the exons ATGAAAATATGCGTCATAAAGAGAGTAAGGGGAAGTGATGCTGCAGTATATGAAAACCACAGACCG ATTGTCATTTTGTTAACAGCACTTGGCAGTGAAATAATAAACGgtaaaaaggcaaagaaatcCTCAATGAAGTATATGGCATCGGTTCAGAACAGCAATGGTCACATATGCGGAGGATTTCTTGTCAGTGAGGACTTTGTAATGACTGCTGCACACTGTGACAAGTG GAATCCTACAAGTGTTGTTCTGGGAACCCACAATCTCAAGAAGGTTGATGATTCTACAATGAGATACAGTGTCACAAAGAGGTGCAAACACCCTTCCTATAATGAAACGACAGTAGCAAATGACATCATGCTCCTCAAA CTGTCTAGGAAAGCTCATCTAGGCAAAAAAGAATCAATCAAGACAATTCAACTTCCAACTGATCAAAAGcccctgaaagaaaacaaaaagtgcacGGTAGCTGGATGGGGGTCCACACAAACCCGTGGTCAAACGGTTGATGAGCTGCAAGTGGTGGATGTTCCCATCGTAGGCGGGCATACATGTCGGAAGTGGTGGCGTAAACTTCCTGCTAATGTTATCTGTGCCGGTGGAAGCACCAAAAAAGGATTTTGTCAG GGTGATTCTGGAGGCCCTCTGGTGTACAAGGGCAAGATGGCCGTTGGTATTGTTTCCTTTAACAGGGACTCAAACTGTAGCTACCCAGACGTGCCCAACGTCTATACGGACATATCAAGATTCCTCCCTTGGATCAAAGACAttctgaagaagaaacaatgCTGA